Proteins from a genomic interval of Diprion similis isolate iyDipSimi1 chromosome 10, iyDipSimi1.1, whole genome shotgun sequence:
- the LOC124410979 gene encoding rho GTPase-activating protein 190 isoform X5, giving the protein MARKTDNVRGINVAVVGLSGTEKDKGQLGVGKSCLCNRFMRSLSDDYSVDHISVLSQSDFSGRVVNNDHFLYWGEVVKSSEDGTDFQFQVIEHTEFIDDASFQPFKGGKMEPYAKRCAATKISSAEKLMYICKNQLGIEKEYEQKVLPDGKLNIDGFICVFDVSVVPHRSIEKQVEIVANILNNLVKTKKPVVLVTTKNDDANEQYVKEAEKLVTRKEYKGGILIVETSAHENINIELSFMILAQLIDKTKMRSKVIPFAEAARARKELLDASTESLQRLIRIHVTDYRALWSQASKKLSQHKEFVAFVQLFGIDATQRLFRRHIKKLKDEQMAKKIQGYLDMLPDVLHEICPDIANLINEEWSTVQQFIKEHPDFHQYFYECPEDIPWIDYDFGENNGSKIPYDVLETPEAETVFKNHINALQQEQKRLELPKRWKKQFKQLLEETGYVTPGKHLSEVRVLFMGRECFEALSHVDCQEIYDQHQKEIIEKAKHNFQELLLEHADLFYHFKSIAPSGTITQDDIKEITDALVDDFRYKALDRLDQDRKLMLFQHLGFVHCPIREHCPAFPNCMDALIERILGTKAHRPSSWNHSSQWQLTSDNNQLNLVILGCNGLGEEFACEIKAQTEDDEVEIDMQIYTLGYRVIEGDVGLPHNSFTTSDFMPHGSFCIYSNEESFEYIRSSLEKTLLSNLEQEDRLPFQGLPIVIMFVADACIDEMEALRLREEGQNLADSLQCPFIDVCVEELEQNKRFPAALVKDALQQLIQSINHRAGFLNIYQSVIECLEPDIRIIMCMFCGDPYSVENVLGPLLSHQCCFLSGDRSIVLETFLGESKRRVAVIISSFHGANAFRDELVHGFILVYSTKRKASLATLNAFSMNIPNLPIQIMAVTDTGGANAFFNSDLSHLLITEGNATADRLQAHFMTSASSCQQKTAFYTPFFKEVWEKKPEIEQAFNMEEPGNLNDSGEGTLEYSALHPMPPPRHESYHLQTPDDGMSVTFRSGSESYEQLTPDGDLGESGLIEHFHDNRATPSDDSDIYSHVDFHREDADRELLIKGGDVTSKLTGWMKETFMPQDGGINRYSHRAFTTGRRNISQTKPRPKGNSQTLKQPGKINLKDFSNVTDVIGRMKIAYSESDSDSSSPERQRAMEFLGKGNKKSLTHKRIRKKRTAIPVATPKVPLLSSLGGGEGVTRLNYTIKEDKNWRHDTMERVSSETPDSSESSEPDHLSGPRIKPRKSAVQNLRKRFGNLSAQQEYSSAMLQHHLNIKHMSQEALGAPYKPRMDNAYGNIPDDESSLEVSSPREINSPSFGILTKGKDGDKLARKKDKQKAKEDEKLEKRRQKEEKLKRNAEKEKEREKKKQQKQKNTKGGSAGTISGQSQQLLIEDFAQSETNRIPLFLEKCVQFVEDEGLDSEGIYRVPGNRAHVELLFQKFEEDGNIDIHSLDIPVNAVATALKDFFSKRLPPLIDKERMSELEDISGARAISKPMSATCMNMEDRSGRLLALRHMLKKLNPINFDVLKYIFQHFVKVAENCKSNSMDSKNLAICWWPTLLPIEFNDMGRFEAMRPFLEDVVQTMIDQYPFLFCGKEAIVMV; this is encoded by the exons ATGGCACGAAAAACTGATAATGTTCGAGGCATCAATGTCGCCGTTGTCGGACTCTCTGGGACTGAAAAAGACAAGGGACAATTAGGAGTGGGAAAATCTTGTCTCTGCAATCGATTCATGCGATCACTTAGCGATGACTACAGTGTTGATCATATATCGGTATTGTCACAG TCGGATTTCAGCGGTCGAGTTGTTAACAACGATCATTTTCTATACTGGGGCGAGGTTGTCAAGTCGTCCGAAGACGGCACAGATTTTCAGTTCCAAGTTATCGAGCACACGGAATTTATCGACGACGCCTCGTTCCAGCCGTTCAAAGGTGGCAAGATGGAACCTTACGCAAAACGATGCGCGGCTACAAAGATATCTAGCGCCGAAAAGctgatgtatatatgtaagaaTCAGCTCGGCATAGAGAAAGAATACGAGCAGAAAGTGTTGCCGGACGGAAAGCTCAACATCGATGGATTTATATGCGTGTTCGACGTTAGCGTCGTCCCTCACAGGTCAATAGAAAAGCAGGTTGAAATCGTGGCGAATATCTTGAACAATTTGGTCAAGACGAAGAAGCCTGTAGTGTTGGTGACTACTAAAAATGACGACGCTAACGAGCAGTACGTCAAGGAAGCGGAGAAGCTGGTAACCAGGAAAGAGTACAAAGGCGGAATTCTTATAGTCGAAACTTCGGCGCACGAGAATATAAACATTGAACTTTCTTTCATGATATTGGCACAACTTATCGACAAAACTAAAATGCGCAGTAAAGTTATTCCCTTCGCCGAAGCTGCTAGAGCCAGGAAAGAGCTCCTTGACGCATCTACAGAATCTCTGCAGAGACTGATACGAATTCACGTTACCGATTACCGTGCCCTCTGGTCTCAGGCATCTAAGAAATTATCGCAGCACAAGGAATTCGTTGCTTTTGTACAATTGTTTGGCATCGACGCTACTCAAAGGCTGTTCAGGCGACATATTAAGAAATTAAAAGACGAACAAATGGCCAAGAAAATTCAAGGCTATTTGGATATGTTACCGGATGTACTTCACGAAATTTGCCCAGATATCGCAAATCTGATTAACGA AGAGTGGTCAACCGTTCAACAATTCATAAAAGAGCATCCCGATTTTCATCAGTATTTCTACGAATGTCCCGAAGATATACCGTGGATTGATTAtgattttggtgaaaataacGGCTCTAAGATACCCTACGACGTTCTGGAAACGCCTGAAGCTGAGACTGTGTTTAAAAATCACATCAACGCTCTTCAACAAGAGCAAAAACGCTTGGA ACTTCCGAAAAG ATGGAAAAAACAGTTCAAACAGTTACTTGAAGAAACTGGGTACGTTACACCGGGCAAACACTTGTCGGAAGTCAGAGTTTTGTTCATGGGTAGAGAATGTTTCGAGGCTTTATCTCACGTCGATTGCCAAGAAATTTACGATCAGCATCAGAAAGAAATTATCGAAAAGGCGAAGCACAATTTTCAG GAGCTGCTTCTTGAACACGCGgatcttttttatcatttcaaaaGTATAGCACCCTCTGGAACAATTACTCAGGATGATATAAAGGAAATAACCGATGCCCTGGTCGATGACTTTAG GTATAAGGCTTTGGATAGGCTAGATCAAGACAGAAAATTGATGTTGTTTCAACATCTGGGTTTCGTCCACTGTCCAATCAGAGAACACTGTCCGGCGTTTCCAAATTGTATGGATGCTTTGATCGAGCGTATATTAGGAACAAAAGCGCACAG GCCATCTTCTTGGAACCACAGTAGTCAATGGCAGCTAACTTCGgataataatcaattgaaTTTGGTTATCTTGGGGTGTAACGGACTGGGCGAAGAATTTGCATGCGAGATAAAGGCCCAGACTGAAGACGACGAAGTGGAAATTGACATGCAAATATACACTCTCGGTTACAGAGTTATCGAGGGCGATGTCGGTCTTCCTCACAATTCCTTCACGACCTCAGATTTCATGCCTCACG GATCATTTTGTATCTACTCAAACGAGGAATCCTTCGAGTACATACGATCTTCTCTCGAAAAGACTCTTCTGTCTAACTTGGAACAGGAAGACAGGCTTCCCTTTCAAGGCCTCCCTATCGTCATCATGTTTGTAGCCGATGCTTGTATCGACGAAATGGAAGCCTTGAGGCTTCGCGAGGAAGGACAAAATTTAGCCGACAG CTTACAATGTCCGTTCATCGATGTATGCGTCGAAGAATTGGAACAGAATAAAAGGTTTCCCGCCGCGCTGGTCAAAGATGCCCTGCAACAGTTGATACAGTCTATAAATCATCGAGCAGGATTTCTGAACATATATCAAAGCGTAATCGAGTGCTTAGAGCCGGACATAAG AATAATAATGTGCATGTTTTGCGGAGATCCGTACTCAGTGGAAAATGTTCTCGGCCCTTTACTCAGTCATCAATGCTGCTTCTTGAGCGGCGATCGCTCCATCGTGCTGGAGACATTTTTAGGCGAATCTAAGAGACGTGTCGCCGTTATTATATCTAGCTTTCACGGAGCAAACGCTTTCAGGGACGAACTAGTTCACGGCTTTATTCTCGTCTATTCGACGAAAAGGAAAGCCTCTCTTGCTACGCTAAA CGCGTTCTCTATGAACATTCCAAATCTGCCGATCCAAATAATGGCTGTGACGGACACTGGCGGAGCAAatgcttttttcaattcagatCTGAGTCATTTATTGATAACAGAAGGTAACGCGACTGCCGATAGACTGCAGGCGCATTTTATGACTTCCGCTTCGAGTTgtcaacaaaaaa CCGCGTTCTACACTCCGTTCTTCAAGGaggtttgggaaaaaaaaccaGAGATTGAGCAGGCCTTCAACATGGAAGAACCCGGCAATTTGAACGACAGTGGTGAAGGAACGTTGGAATACTCTGCTCTGCATCCGATGCCGCCGCCTAGGCATGAGAGTTATCACCTTCAGACGCCCGACGATGG TATGTCTGTTACTTTTAGGAGCGGGTCTGAATCGTACGAGCAACTCACACCCGACGGTGATCTTGGGGAGTCAGGGCTTATCGAACATTTCCACGATAACAGAGCGACGCCGAGCGACGACAGCGATATTTACAGCCACGTTGATTTTCATCGCGAGGATGCCGACAGGGAACTGTTGATAAAGGGCGGTGACGTGACCAGCAAATTAACTG GATGGATGAAAGAGACGTTTATGCCTCAAGATGGGGGAATAAACAGATATTCTCATCGGGCATTTACAACCGGTCGTCGTAATATATCTCAAACAAAGCCTCGGCCGAAGGGAAACAGTCAGACGTTGAAACAACctgggaaaataaatttaaaagacTTTTCAAACGTCACGGATGTCATTGGAAGGATGAAGATAG CTTACAGCGAGTCTGATTCGGATTCGAGTTCTCCAGAGCGGCAAAGGGCAATGGAATTCTTAGGTAAAGGTAACAAAAAATCATTGACGCACAAACGAATACGTAAAAAACGTACAGCGATACCTGTCGCTACCCCAAAAGTTCCTCTATTGTCAAGTTTGGGAGGCGGCGAAGGCGTAACACGACTCAATTACACAATTAAAGAGGACAAAAACTGGCGACATGATACCATGGAAAGAG TTTCCAGCGAAACTCCTGACAGTTCGGAGTCTAGCGAGCCTGATCATCTGTCCGGGCCACGTATTAAACCGCGCAAATCGGCTGTGCAAAATTTGAGAAAGCGATTTGGTAATCTTTCGGCGCAACAAGAGTATTCATCCGCTATGTTACAGCACCATTTGAATATTAAGCACATGTCTCAAGAGGCTCTTGGCGCACCTT ATAAACCGAGAATGGACAATGCTTACGGCAATATTCCTGACGACGAGTCTAGCCTGGAAGTTTCTTCGCCGAGAGAAATAAATTCTCCAAGT tTCGGCATATTGACCAAAGGTAAGGACGGCGATAAATTGGCGAGgaaaaaagacaaacaaaaaGCTAAGGAggatgaaaaattggagaagAGAAGACAGAAGGAGGAAAAGCTGAAAAGGAACgcggagaaggagaaggagcgagagaaaaagaagcagcaaaaacaaaagaacaCAAAGGGTGGAAGTGCCGGGACGATATCCGGCCAATCTCAGCAACTTCTTATCGAGGACTTTGCTCAAAGCGAGACGAATCGGATTCCACTTTTCCTTGAAAAATGTGTACAGTTCGTCGAAGACGAAGGGTTGGACTCTGAGGGTATATATAGAGTACCAGGAAACAGAGCACACGTTGAACTTTTATTCCAGAAATTTGAGGAAg ATGGCAACATAGACATTCATTCCCTCGATATTCCGGTAAACGCAGTTGCCACGGCTCTTaaagatttcttttcaaaaaggCTACCGCCTCTTATTGACAAGGAAAGAATGAGCGAGCTTGAGGATATTTCTG GGGCACGTGCGATCAGTAAACCAATGTCGGCTACTTGCATGAACATGGAAG atcgTAGCGGAAGACTGCTTGCTTTGAGACATAtgcttaaaaaattgaatccgataaattttgacgttctgaaatatatttttcagcaTTTTGTAAA AGTAGCTGAGAATTGCAAATCGAATAGCATGGATAGTAAAAATTTAGCTATTTGTTGGTGGCCGACTTTGTTACCAATTGAATTCAACGATATGGGAAGGTTCGAGGCGATGAGGCCGTTCCTAGAAGACGTAGTTCAGACAATGATCGACCAATATCCGTTCCTCTTTTGTGGGAAAGAAGCTATTGTAATGGTTTAG
- the LOC124410979 gene encoding rho GTPase-activating protein 190 isoform X3, producing the protein MARKTDNVRGINVAVVGLSGTEKDKGQLGVGKSCLCNRFMRSLSDDYSVDHISVLSQSDFSGRVVNNDHFLYWGEVVKSSEDGTDFQFQVIEHTEFIDDASFQPFKGGKMEPYAKRCAATKISSAEKLMYICKNQLGIEKEYEQKVLPDGKLNIDGFICVFDVSVVPHRSIEKQVEIVANILNNLVKTKKPVVLVTTKNDDANEQYVKEAEKLVTRKEYKGGILIVETSAHENINIELSFMILAQLIDKTKMRSKVIPFAEAARARKELLDASTESLQRLIRIHVTDYRALWSQASKKLSQHKEFVAFVQLFGIDATQRLFRRHIKKLKDEQMAKKIQGYLDMLPDVLHEICPDIANLINEEWSTVQQFIKEHPDFHQYFYECPEDIPWIDYDFGENNGSKIPYDVLETPEAETVFKNHINALQQEQKRLELPKRWKKQFKQLLEETGYVTPGKHLSEVRVLFMGRECFEALSHVDCQEIYDQHQKEIIEKAKHNFQELLLEHADLFYHFKSIAPSGTITQDDIKEITDALVDDFRYKALDRLDQDRKLMLFQHLGFVHCPIREHCPAFPNCMDALIERILGTKAHRPSSWNHSSQWQLTSDNNQLNLVILGCNGLGEEFACEIKAQTEDDEVEIDMQIYTLGYRVIEGDVGLPHNSFTTSDFMPHGSFCIYSNEESFEYIRSSLEKTLLSNLEQEDRLPFQGLPIVIMFVADACIDEMEALRLREEGQNLADSLQCPFIDVCVEELEQNKRFPAALVKDALQQLIQSINHRAGFLNIYQSVIECLEPDIRIIMCMFCGDPYSVENVLGPLLSHQCCFLSGDRSIVLETFLGESKRRVAVIISSFHGANAFRDELVHGFILVYSTKRKASLATLNAFSMNIPNLPIQIMAVTDTGGANAFFNSDLSHLLITEGNATADRLQAHFMTSASSCQQKTAFYTPFFKEVWEKKPEIEQAFNMEEPGNLNDSGEGTLEYSALHPMPPPRHESYHLQTPDDGSGSESYEQLTPDGDLGESGLIEHFHDNRATPSDDSDIYSHVDFHREDADRELLIKGGDVTSKLTGWMKETFMPQDGGINRYSHRAFTTGRRNISQTKPRPKGNSQTLKQPGKINLKDFSNVTDVIGRMKIGEKDEHGSKINLGHAPLATPELVDLGSEYAQVKDVVPNLYTPYEGDYMYTLVHDPLGNNKSKLRHRREKGQPSYSESDSDSSSPERQRAMEFLGKGNKKSLTHKRIRKKRTAIPVATPKVPLLSSLGGGEGVTRLNYTIKEDKNWRHDTMERVSSETPDSSESSEPDHLSGPRIKPRKSAVQNLRKRFGNLSAQQEYSSAMLQHHLNIKHMSQEALGAPYKPRMDNAYGNIPDDESSLEVSSPREINSPSFGILTKGKDGDKLARKKDKQKAKEDEKLEKRRQKEEKLKRNAEKEKEREKKKQQKQKNTKGGSAGTISGQSQQLLIEDFAQSETNRIPLFLEKCVQFVEDEGLDSEGIYRVPGNRAHVELLFQKFEEDGNIDIHSLDIPVNAVATALKDFFSKRLPPLIDKERMSELEDISGARAISKPMSATCMNMEDRSGRLLALRHMLKKLNPINFDVLKYIFQHFVKVAENCKSNSMDSKNLAICWWPTLLPIEFNDMGRFEAMRPFLEDVVQTMIDQYPFLFCGKEAIVMV; encoded by the exons ATGGCACGAAAAACTGATAATGTTCGAGGCATCAATGTCGCCGTTGTCGGACTCTCTGGGACTGAAAAAGACAAGGGACAATTAGGAGTGGGAAAATCTTGTCTCTGCAATCGATTCATGCGATCACTTAGCGATGACTACAGTGTTGATCATATATCGGTATTGTCACAG TCGGATTTCAGCGGTCGAGTTGTTAACAACGATCATTTTCTATACTGGGGCGAGGTTGTCAAGTCGTCCGAAGACGGCACAGATTTTCAGTTCCAAGTTATCGAGCACACGGAATTTATCGACGACGCCTCGTTCCAGCCGTTCAAAGGTGGCAAGATGGAACCTTACGCAAAACGATGCGCGGCTACAAAGATATCTAGCGCCGAAAAGctgatgtatatatgtaagaaTCAGCTCGGCATAGAGAAAGAATACGAGCAGAAAGTGTTGCCGGACGGAAAGCTCAACATCGATGGATTTATATGCGTGTTCGACGTTAGCGTCGTCCCTCACAGGTCAATAGAAAAGCAGGTTGAAATCGTGGCGAATATCTTGAACAATTTGGTCAAGACGAAGAAGCCTGTAGTGTTGGTGACTACTAAAAATGACGACGCTAACGAGCAGTACGTCAAGGAAGCGGAGAAGCTGGTAACCAGGAAAGAGTACAAAGGCGGAATTCTTATAGTCGAAACTTCGGCGCACGAGAATATAAACATTGAACTTTCTTTCATGATATTGGCACAACTTATCGACAAAACTAAAATGCGCAGTAAAGTTATTCCCTTCGCCGAAGCTGCTAGAGCCAGGAAAGAGCTCCTTGACGCATCTACAGAATCTCTGCAGAGACTGATACGAATTCACGTTACCGATTACCGTGCCCTCTGGTCTCAGGCATCTAAGAAATTATCGCAGCACAAGGAATTCGTTGCTTTTGTACAATTGTTTGGCATCGACGCTACTCAAAGGCTGTTCAGGCGACATATTAAGAAATTAAAAGACGAACAAATGGCCAAGAAAATTCAAGGCTATTTGGATATGTTACCGGATGTACTTCACGAAATTTGCCCAGATATCGCAAATCTGATTAACGA AGAGTGGTCAACCGTTCAACAATTCATAAAAGAGCATCCCGATTTTCATCAGTATTTCTACGAATGTCCCGAAGATATACCGTGGATTGATTAtgattttggtgaaaataacGGCTCTAAGATACCCTACGACGTTCTGGAAACGCCTGAAGCTGAGACTGTGTTTAAAAATCACATCAACGCTCTTCAACAAGAGCAAAAACGCTTGGA ACTTCCGAAAAG ATGGAAAAAACAGTTCAAACAGTTACTTGAAGAAACTGGGTACGTTACACCGGGCAAACACTTGTCGGAAGTCAGAGTTTTGTTCATGGGTAGAGAATGTTTCGAGGCTTTATCTCACGTCGATTGCCAAGAAATTTACGATCAGCATCAGAAAGAAATTATCGAAAAGGCGAAGCACAATTTTCAG GAGCTGCTTCTTGAACACGCGgatcttttttatcatttcaaaaGTATAGCACCCTCTGGAACAATTACTCAGGATGATATAAAGGAAATAACCGATGCCCTGGTCGATGACTTTAG GTATAAGGCTTTGGATAGGCTAGATCAAGACAGAAAATTGATGTTGTTTCAACATCTGGGTTTCGTCCACTGTCCAATCAGAGAACACTGTCCGGCGTTTCCAAATTGTATGGATGCTTTGATCGAGCGTATATTAGGAACAAAAGCGCACAG GCCATCTTCTTGGAACCACAGTAGTCAATGGCAGCTAACTTCGgataataatcaattgaaTTTGGTTATCTTGGGGTGTAACGGACTGGGCGAAGAATTTGCATGCGAGATAAAGGCCCAGACTGAAGACGACGAAGTGGAAATTGACATGCAAATATACACTCTCGGTTACAGAGTTATCGAGGGCGATGTCGGTCTTCCTCACAATTCCTTCACGACCTCAGATTTCATGCCTCACG GATCATTTTGTATCTACTCAAACGAGGAATCCTTCGAGTACATACGATCTTCTCTCGAAAAGACTCTTCTGTCTAACTTGGAACAGGAAGACAGGCTTCCCTTTCAAGGCCTCCCTATCGTCATCATGTTTGTAGCCGATGCTTGTATCGACGAAATGGAAGCCTTGAGGCTTCGCGAGGAAGGACAAAATTTAGCCGACAG CTTACAATGTCCGTTCATCGATGTATGCGTCGAAGAATTGGAACAGAATAAAAGGTTTCCCGCCGCGCTGGTCAAAGATGCCCTGCAACAGTTGATACAGTCTATAAATCATCGAGCAGGATTTCTGAACATATATCAAAGCGTAATCGAGTGCTTAGAGCCGGACATAAG AATAATAATGTGCATGTTTTGCGGAGATCCGTACTCAGTGGAAAATGTTCTCGGCCCTTTACTCAGTCATCAATGCTGCTTCTTGAGCGGCGATCGCTCCATCGTGCTGGAGACATTTTTAGGCGAATCTAAGAGACGTGTCGCCGTTATTATATCTAGCTTTCACGGAGCAAACGCTTTCAGGGACGAACTAGTTCACGGCTTTATTCTCGTCTATTCGACGAAAAGGAAAGCCTCTCTTGCTACGCTAAA CGCGTTCTCTATGAACATTCCAAATCTGCCGATCCAAATAATGGCTGTGACGGACACTGGCGGAGCAAatgcttttttcaattcagatCTGAGTCATTTATTGATAACAGAAGGTAACGCGACTGCCGATAGACTGCAGGCGCATTTTATGACTTCCGCTTCGAGTTgtcaacaaaaaa CCGCGTTCTACACTCCGTTCTTCAAGGaggtttgggaaaaaaaaccaGAGATTGAGCAGGCCTTCAACATGGAAGAACCCGGCAATTTGAACGACAGTGGTGAAGGAACGTTGGAATACTCTGCTCTGCATCCGATGCCGCCGCCTAGGCATGAGAGTTATCACCTTCAGACGCCCGACGATGG GAGCGGGTCTGAATCGTACGAGCAACTCACACCCGACGGTGATCTTGGGGAGTCAGGGCTTATCGAACATTTCCACGATAACAGAGCGACGCCGAGCGACGACAGCGATATTTACAGCCACGTTGATTTTCATCGCGAGGATGCCGACAGGGAACTGTTGATAAAGGGCGGTGACGTGACCAGCAAATTAACTG GATGGATGAAAGAGACGTTTATGCCTCAAGATGGGGGAATAAACAGATATTCTCATCGGGCATTTACAACCGGTCGTCGTAATATATCTCAAACAAAGCCTCGGCCGAAGGGAAACAGTCAGACGTTGAAACAACctgggaaaataaatttaaaagacTTTTCAAACGTCACGGATGTCATTGGAAGGATGAAGATAGGTGAAAAAGACGAACATggctcaaaaattaatttgggTCACGCGCCGTTAGCTACGCCTGAATTAGTTGATCTCGGTTCAGAATACGCACAAGTTAAAGACGTCGTTCCAAATTTGTACACGCCTTATGAGGGTGATTACATGTACACCCTAGTTCACGATCCCCTTGGCAACAATAAATCGAAATTACGACATCGGCGAGAAAAAGGACAGCCAT CTTACAGCGAGTCTGATTCGGATTCGAGTTCTCCAGAGCGGCAAAGGGCAATGGAATTCTTAGGTAAAGGTAACAAAAAATCATTGACGCACAAACGAATACGTAAAAAACGTACAGCGATACCTGTCGCTACCCCAAAAGTTCCTCTATTGTCAAGTTTGGGAGGCGGCGAAGGCGTAACACGACTCAATTACACAATTAAAGAGGACAAAAACTGGCGACATGATACCATGGAAAGAG TTTCCAGCGAAACTCCTGACAGTTCGGAGTCTAGCGAGCCTGATCATCTGTCCGGGCCACGTATTAAACCGCGCAAATCGGCTGTGCAAAATTTGAGAAAGCGATTTGGTAATCTTTCGGCGCAACAAGAGTATTCATCCGCTATGTTACAGCACCATTTGAATATTAAGCACATGTCTCAAGAGGCTCTTGGCGCACCTT ATAAACCGAGAATGGACAATGCTTACGGCAATATTCCTGACGACGAGTCTAGCCTGGAAGTTTCTTCGCCGAGAGAAATAAATTCTCCAAGT tTCGGCATATTGACCAAAGGTAAGGACGGCGATAAATTGGCGAGgaaaaaagacaaacaaaaaGCTAAGGAggatgaaaaattggagaagAGAAGACAGAAGGAGGAAAAGCTGAAAAGGAACgcggagaaggagaaggagcgagagaaaaagaagcagcaaaaacaaaagaacaCAAAGGGTGGAAGTGCCGGGACGATATCCGGCCAATCTCAGCAACTTCTTATCGAGGACTTTGCTCAAAGCGAGACGAATCGGATTCCACTTTTCCTTGAAAAATGTGTACAGTTCGTCGAAGACGAAGGGTTGGACTCTGAGGGTATATATAGAGTACCAGGAAACAGAGCACACGTTGAACTTTTATTCCAGAAATTTGAGGAAg ATGGCAACATAGACATTCATTCCCTCGATATTCCGGTAAACGCAGTTGCCACGGCTCTTaaagatttcttttcaaaaaggCTACCGCCTCTTATTGACAAGGAAAGAATGAGCGAGCTTGAGGATATTTCTG GGGCACGTGCGATCAGTAAACCAATGTCGGCTACTTGCATGAACATGGAAG atcgTAGCGGAAGACTGCTTGCTTTGAGACATAtgcttaaaaaattgaatccgataaattttgacgttctgaaatatatttttcagcaTTTTGTAAA AGTAGCTGAGAATTGCAAATCGAATAGCATGGATAGTAAAAATTTAGCTATTTGTTGGTGGCCGACTTTGTTACCAATTGAATTCAACGATATGGGAAGGTTCGAGGCGATGAGGCCGTTCCTAGAAGACGTAGTTCAGACAATGATCGACCAATATCCGTTCCTCTTTTGTGGGAAAGAAGCTATTGTAATGGTTTAG